In a single window of the Deinococcus aetherius genome:
- the def gene encoding peptide deformylase has product MAEAPRVYPIRLYGDPVLRRKARPLSPTDTLTVPGYGPQSVREVANTMLETMFEARGVGLAAPQVGLPVRLFVAAEYEDDEEEQEGGDAPLKSRVLREFVMLNPVLTVIDKKKDRSYQEGCLSIPGIYEEGVPRARAVQVRYTDLDGQERAIEADDYLARVFQHETDHLDGVFFLDRLPPEVTEDHRKALAGMQRQAKAYLNSLAEAGKERAK; this is encoded by the coding sequence ATGGCCGAGGCCCCCCGCGTCTACCCCATCCGCCTGTACGGTGACCCCGTGCTGCGTCGCAAGGCGCGGCCCCTGAGCCCCACGGACACCCTGACCGTCCCCGGCTACGGCCCCCAGTCCGTGCGCGAGGTGGCGAACACCATGCTGGAGACCATGTTCGAGGCGCGCGGCGTCGGGCTCGCCGCCCCCCAGGTGGGCCTCCCCGTGCGGCTCTTCGTGGCCGCCGAGTACGAGGACGACGAGGAGGAGCAGGAGGGCGGCGACGCGCCCCTCAAATCCCGCGTCCTGCGCGAGTTCGTGATGCTCAACCCGGTCCTCACCGTGATCGACAAGAAAAAGGACCGCTCCTACCAGGAAGGCTGCCTGAGCATCCCCGGCATTTACGAGGAGGGAGTGCCCCGCGCCCGCGCCGTGCAGGTCCGCTACACCGATCTCGACGGGCAGGAGCGCGCCATCGAGGCCGACGACTACCTCGCCCGCGTCTTCCAGCACGAGACCGACCACCTCGACGGCGTGTTCTTCCTCGACCGCCTGCCCCCCGAGGTGACGGAAGACCACCGCAAGGCCCTCGCGGGGATGCAGCGTCAGGCGAAGGCGTACCTGAACAGCCTGGCGGAAGCGGGCAAGGAACGGGCCAAGTGA
- the def gene encoding peptide deformylase, which produces MEPSVYPIRLYGDPVLRGQARAIEDLAAPVQVPGFAPQSLREVARSMLETMYEARGAGLAGPQVGLPHQIFVAAEYDDDTEEGKPLRARALREFVMLNPVVEPLSDRVDTSFGEGCLSIPGIKRTDVPRHSEVRVTYTDLEGERRSIEAGAFLARIFQHETDHLHGLYYLDRLPGSVTEEYVEYLAELKGRARAYLQTLEAQG; this is translated from the coding sequence ATGGAGCCGAGCGTCTACCCTATCCGGCTGTACGGCGATCCCGTATTGCGTGGACAGGCGCGGGCCATTGAGGACCTTGCGGCCCCGGTGCAGGTGCCCGGCTTCGCCCCTCAATCTCTGCGGGAAGTCGCCCGCTCGATGCTGGAGACGATGTACGAGGCGCGCGGGGCGGGCCTGGCCGGGCCCCAGGTCGGCCTTCCCCACCAGATCTTCGTGGCCGCCGAGTACGACGACGACACGGAGGAGGGCAAGCCGCTCAGAGCCCGTGCCCTGCGCGAGTTCGTGATGCTCAATCCGGTGGTCGAACCCCTCTCCGACCGAGTGGACACCAGCTTCGGCGAGGGCTGCCTGAGCATCCCCGGCATCAAGCGGACGGACGTGCCCCGCCACAGCGAGGTGCGGGTGACCTACACTGACCTCGAAGGCGAGCGGCGGAGCATCGAGGCGGGCGCCTTCTTGGCACGCATCTTCCAGCACGAGACGGACCACCTGCACGGCCTGTACTACCTCGACCGGCTGCCCGGCTCCGTGACGGAGGAGTACGTCGAATACCTGGCGGAGTTGAAGGGCCGCGCCCGCGCTTACCTGCAAACGCTGGAGGCCCAGGGTTGA